GGTCTTCCTCGCGGggctggctgcgtcgcaggaacacctaggcggcggaacgctggagctttgtggcggctagggtttctatggagggagtggatgaggaagaagaaggcgcggccccgttatataggccggaggcatgcggtggccgcgggacgcgtggcgacgccattaacgtggttggcggaggtgggctgcggccgctcggcagccgaggcattgccattaacgtggcgcagactgccgaagcgacgcagcggcgccagtcgcaggcgcgtttgagaagacgcatcgacgccgggtcactgccaggcgggcccgacgaaacgtccgccggATACGACCGGACACTTTCGGCGTCCGCGcagtgtccgcggagacgcatccgaggcgcatatttgggtcaggtttgcgtctccgcggacggcccggtcactttgcgtcgccccgctggagagggtaccagacgcatttccggtcacggcggacgaaaacgaccatttgcgtcgcgccgctagaGATGCCCTTAGCTCGGACGGACGGGGCGGGGGCCGCCGCCCTGCCGGCAGATGGCAGCTCGATCGGGCGACCCATGTTCGCTCTGGCCGCGGCGGAGGGGCGCCGTCGGCGGGGGACACGGGAGCGCGTCGGCCTGGTACTTCGTGAAAAGCATGACCACGCGCGTTTCAAACGTTTAACTCCTGGGAGGATGTGAAGTGGGAAGAACAGCACCTACTCTGTTGTTTCGTTTCGTATTGGAATGAGTAAATTATACATTTTATTTCACAATTGGAGCTACATACGAAGTTGGTGACTATTTTAAGAAAAAAATGATAATATGTACCACTTCTGGTGCGAGCTGTCAAAGATTGAGTAACATTTTGGCTCATTACGTTTTAATAGCAAAACTGACAGGCATGGCTCACACGTAAACGATGATGAACTTGGGGCCCACCTATCATCCCCTCATCTCTCTTCTCCTTCCTGCTCCTCCTATCTCTCTCTCACCGAAGATCAGCGTCGATGCTCAACCTACCCATCCCCTCATGCTACCTGTTGCCACCGGCATCGTTTGATTACTTCGGTCCCGATGGCCCACCCACTTCATCATCAGCGGGACATCTCCTGCCGAGCAAGGATCTGACGGAAGGGAGCGCGCATGGCTACATTAGAAGGAGCGTTTGACATGTATGTTCATGGTGAACAAAAAGGGGCGGCCTCACTAGCAAAAGGTTAACACAACCTTTCTGGCGACGCAACCAAGGAGCGGCGGATGAAACGATCAACGACAAGCATCTACGGTGCTCGGCCTGGCAAACGGACTATACCAAGAGAAGAAGGACCTCACCAGGAATACAAGGGAAACGTCAGTGGGCTTAGGGGAGATCGGAGGTGACGTCAACATGATGGCAACCGTTTTGTGGAGATGGTGAGAACGGTGACATTGATTTGAGAATCTTTCCTTCTTCTCAGCGGCGGCCGAAAGGGGAGAGAGAGAAGATGGGAGGGACGTCAGGTGAGCCCCAAGTCCACATCATCGCTTAGATGTGGACCTAGCCGGCCAGTTTGGCTATTAAAACATGGTCGATCTAAAATTTGACAATATGGGACAACTCATCCCAAAACTAATACATATTTGCATtttatttttttgcaaaaaagacaCCGATCCATTACCCTAGCCCTAACTATGATACTAATATGGAATTGAACGAGGATGAAATGCCTTTGTAGTACTCTTCCCGTCTCAAAAGATAAATGACATATTTTTCGCATGCATAAAATAGAATATATGAATTTACAAAGTACAATTGGTATGATTGCAATTTTTGGCAATTCTCTTTCATTTCATATATGACATGTTATAAGTATAAATTATAGTTAAAGTTGTAACTCTTTGATCAATAATGAATTTTAAGAGCAGCTTATATTTTGAGATTTTGGGCCAGAGGGACTACCATCAAAACTTGGTGCCCACTACCAGCTTAGTTTTCACACACACTCGTTGTTGTGAGATCCCACCATGTGTTAATTAAATCGCAAATCATTGTTCCGCCGACTGCGACGTTGAGACCAATCAACCAAGCAATGCATGGGACGCATTATGTATTCCTGTCCTGTCGTTTTTCAAAGATTCGGTTTTTTTCTTTGTGAGCAGATAATGAAAATTAGCGAGGCGACCCAAAGTATATGTTCTGGATTAGGTGCAGTACAACTCGGTAGCCAACAAATATCCTCACCTCCCCGTCAATACAGCCAGCGAGTATCCACTTTCCGTGATGCTATTGTCTGATTTAGCTTAGCCACTGAGCTGACATTTGCATCACCTTGTTTTCTGTTGGCTCCGACGAAAAAAATGTTTGTTGCCCAGGAACGATGTTTATAATACAATAATTATTTATGTAATCAAGAGTCTTCGGgaaaatacaagaaaagtatgtcaCAAGGATAAAAAAAGAAGCAGATATATCTCAACTGAaacctcacataaaagacacttagagcatctccagtcgcgtcccccaaaccgtcccccaaacggcgccggattgcgtttgggggacatgtttcgttcgtgtcgcgtttgggggacgtcgctccccaaccGCATCCCTcaaacgcccccccccccccccccaaacattaaaatactctcttttttacatttttatttcagtaaagaaaagaaatattccacaaactaatacataatttggaacgcggtttacatgaagatatagtttggaacatgattttccacaaactaatacatagtttgaaccatggttgacacaaatataaaatattgcaaaaaaatAAACCTAATTAGGCCGGGCATCAAAGTTTtggtgtgttcgctgccaagaaaaaacactcgagggcacaaccagtcacccaaactggaaaatccagctggtgagggtgcccctgttggttcttcCCAGGAAGAACAACCAGAGACCTTTGTGCATATATTAGTTGTGAAGAAACAACACTTTTCAGTCGTCTtcctcgtcggtgttgtcgacgtggTAGTTCTGACGGTAATGCGTCTCgttgaagaccttgacgctcatgtccctgtcgccaaagtaggagaacacgagcacgaagccagcttggaggctgtggtggcgcgcgaacttctcccagcagatgttgaggtacatcttgccgcgcgcgtcgtagatcacgtccacgATCCACTGGTAGTATCCGCACGaatcctcccgcagatgcagcgtgccggggcggtcgtcgccggcgacgaagaCGGCAAAACTGTCCGGCAGCCCctggatgccgcgtgggtcgcccttgaggacgaggacgaactcgatcaGCACGGGGCCCTCcgtgtccatctccgacgatgaagacgatggcGTCGCAGGAGACGGCGTGCGTGCACCTCTGCCGCGGCCGCGGCCacggccgcgagctcggcctgcgcctctaccagccatggcgtcgattattgagatggtggcggctagggttggggagagaggcgctagagtttgtgtgtgagaggacgATGAGAGGCGACCCTTTTTATAGAccagagggaggcgggggagcggtggcgctcattaacgcccgcAGGTAGAGCAaggcgcgacgagacgcttcgctgcgcctctgcgggaactgcaccgtcgctgcgcaccaataacttccgtcgtgaggtaggcgacggttaggttaaaattcaatgtgccgctgacgggtcggccccgccactcctcgCCTCGCATTTCGGTGTGTCTGGTGTCCCTGGTGCGTCCCTTGTGGGGCGGGGACggtctcggggcgccggacaccgtatcggggcgcaccggacaaaaagcggctttgggggacgcggctggaaacgtttttttgtccggcgcgccccaaatacctttgggggacgctttgggggacacgATTGGAGATTCTCTTAGGGCATCTTCAACGGGTCGACGCAAACGAAAAATGCGTCGAGGCCCTGCTCCAGTGACCGGGCCGTCTGCGGCGAcgcaaacctgacccaaatatgcggcaggtttgcgtctccgcggaggcTGCACGGTCACGCCGAGCGTCCTCCTTTTGTTACCTGGTCCCGCACGTCAGGGATAGCGAGATCGACCGCTTTGATAATAAAAATTCCCCTTCTTTGCTTCCCTAGTGCGACGCCAGCACAAACCATATTATCTTGTTGATGGCATCTACTCTGACTGGACCATACAGGTGAAGATTGTTCGTAATCCAAACACAGAGAAGACGAAGAAGTTtaccaagatgcaagaggcttgcaggaaagatgtcgagcgaggatttggtgtgctccaagctcggtgggcaattgttcGTCACTCGGTAAGAACATGATCGATGAataccatgcatgaggtgatgacatgttgcgtgatcatgcacaacatgattttTGAGAACGAGCGTCTTGATGGCCGCAATGAGCACTACTGGTAtttccaaggtgagctggttgcgccaaTTACTGGGGCATTATCCTGGAAGGACTATCTGCATATGAATGTAGAAGTGACTGACGAGTCGTGTGCAGACGCCTACAAACGGATatgattgagcatcagtgggcATTGGCTAACCATAAACACAATGCCTAGAGTAATAACTGAAACTTCGTTAAAACTGTTTATTTTGTTGTTTTGAAACATCCTTATTCATGCCAACCTGCAAATGCGTCCACGCGACGGAAACAGACGCACGTAGACAATTTAAACGTCTGAAATGCATCGCCGGAGATGCCCTTAGTTAAAACATTGCTCAAAAATATGTTTGTTGGATACGCAAACAAGTGCTATCTACCAAGATATTTCTGCGTACTAAAATCGTTACAAACACATGTAAACACGTAGAATGCATGTAAAAGTAATATATAGTCTTTTAATCAAGGTATTCATGGAGAACACTTCGTTCCATCTAGATATTTTTTTTATTTAAATAGATTCAAGTAAAATAAACATGTTCTTAAGAGGAAATGTCTCAAAAAATAATTAAGAAACGAAGATGTCTATTTGCCAAATGGTATGATTTTGCACAATAGTATTAGCCTTAGATGCCAAAGTCATAATAGAAAATGGTGAATCTTAATATTTAGCATCATTATTATGTTCATGCTAACTATAGTAGAAAATATACATTTCCTTAAGATGTTATGTCGACAAAAGATAAAACTAAAAGAGTTTAATATAAAATAAGCAATAATATTTATGACGAAGTCATAAACAGTTGATGTATTCACAGCAAATTCAATAATTGTAAGTCCCTTCTAACTACTCCACACTAATGAATAGACAATATGACCAAATAATGAATTTGCTAATATCTAAGTTGATCGAGAAACCAATAATTCACAGCCTTCATCACTTGCATGCCTATATAATTCAAGCTGAATGATTTTGAGGAGAACAATGTTCCAATTATAGTTTTCTTTGCATTTTATGTGTAATTCCGACAGTCTCATGTCAAATTGTCTAGCAATAAATAATCTAGATGTGGTGTTACCATAATAAAGACACGGAAAATTGATAGTTTTGTCAAGTGATGCATTGTACATACAGCAGGGGGCGGACTTATGAGTGGTCACAGTTCTTGATTTGACGTCTTCGAAAACAAGGACATCGAGCAAAGTCTCCTGACTTACTAGGCATCGCACGCGTTAAACCTTTCGCGAGAAACATCACTTACGTTCGGTAGCGGTAGGGCAGTGAATTAATTGGCTCGAAGATCACTTTCTTAAAAAAAAGGATTGTTTGTAAAAGAAAAAGAGGCACTGGCCGGGTCGTTCACGCTCTCGCTCGATCGTGTCCAGTGCTTTTTCTGCAGGTAAACTTCCCCTCGACTACACCACAAGTGGCGGTCAGAGCAACGTTTCACCGGCCGGAGCAGATTGCAGTGGCCAGTGGATGTAGATCACTACGCGCTAGAGGTTGCGGTCACGGATCGCGACGTCTTTGTTTTCTCCTCCCCAAAGCAATGTTCGTTCGTTCTTGATCGAATGGCATATGCTTATACGTACTGTAATAATCTATAGTTTCAATGGTGACGCCGTATGGGCCACTAGACCGCGACCTCGGTAATTAATTAGCTTATTAAAACCGTACACGTCAGCGCAAATGGCCATATCTATCCATTCATAAACAGTATCAGCATGCTCGTCCCTTGAATATCTGCACCGTCGCATTCCCTCACGCGTCAAAACCGTGGGCCTCACAAAAGCTATTGTATGCTACCTTATTCATTGCATTTTTTTTCCGAGAGCAGACACCATATTTTCATATAAACAACATAATTTGAATTATAAGACAACTACAATCTGCTGCAAACAACAAGGGCAACACGAACTCCACACCAGCGAAAACCGAAAATAGCCATAATCAACATTACAGTCACAAATCAAAAGAGTCTATCATAAACCGAGCAACATTGCCGCGTCACGACTGGCCCGGCCACCTTCAAAGACCGATGGCTCCCCACTGAACTTCCCTTGTGGAAGCACCATCCACCCTTGATGTCGTAAAGGAGGTGGCAagtacatggtaggacttggctaGTCCCGAGAAAGTCACGTTTTGGACTCACCCACGACGGCATACATTGTGCCTCAAAAGCTCAATCTTGAACGACAGTGATCACCGGAGGAGCGCAACACAAAACCTCCATGCTGTGTATCCAACGTGATGCTCCCAAGAGAGGAATGACATTGAGGACGTCACCATTGCGCCAATCCGAAACCGAACCTAGGCACGTCGCCTAGATAGAACTGTCAGCACCAAGTGAGAGCGAGAGAGATGCTGGCGCACCTCGCACGGCGACACCTCCTGCACGGGGGCACGCCACACCGATGTTGTCACCAACTCCAGGCGGACAACCACGCTATGGTCGTGGCCCTATGACACTGAGCCCATGATGGGCTCAGATCTAGCTCGTACCATCGCATTCGGGGCGACGAGGCCACCCTCGCTGGCTCCATTGCAGCGTAGACGCTGCCTCCAGGAGCATAGCATGGGCAACACCACTAAAGCTCCACCAGAGCCGCCTCCATGGCTTCGGAAGCTAGCGCCGATGACAAGCCCGCACTACTGCCATGACCTTGTGTTGTTCCCTCCAGGACACTTCAAATGCTCCACCGCACCGCAGGCTCCTCCACTGTGTCTCCATCTTGCTTTACCGCATTCATCTTGTTGCCGCCACTGTGCGCCGCCTACAAACGCCCCCGTCCGCATGAACTTGACCCACTAGAGAAGCGTGCCCTCCCTCCTCCCGCGTCGCCTTCGATGATCAGGGGTGCCCGGCTGCCGCTCCCACGGTCGGTTGCAACGGGCccagggaggggggggggggggggggggcttcccCGAGGTCACTCGTGTGTGTGACCCGGGAGGGGAAGGGAAAGTGGGAGCGTTTGTTCATTGCATATTGGTTATCGCTGATTTAATACGACAAACAATATGAAACATAGAAGTGCAATTATGCAAActcttattttcttttctttgtgGAGAGGTCTCGGTTGTATAAAAAAAGGTTTACAACCGACAGCTCAATTGCATTTGACTCAGCCCACGGACACCAACAAAGCAAGCGTCGGCGCCGTGACGGAGAAAAGGAGGAAGCTTCCGGCCAACCCCCGGACTCCATTACTCCGTCGTCGCCCCGCCCACAGAGAATCCAGCCCAGCTCGAGCACACCAGTCGTCTCCTCCCCATTGGCCACGGAAGGAAGGAAAAGCCAAGCCGACCAGTCGCCATCCGCTGCCCGCCCGCCCACCCACCCCAACCCGCTCCACCGCACACGTCTTCCCCTCCGGCGCcactgcaccaccaccaccacccctctATAAACACCCCACTCCCCCTCCCCGGCACGGGCACCCAGCTCACCCGCACAAATCCCACCGTCTCCACCCACAAACCAATCCACGGGATACTTCTTCCTTCCCACTCACGCCCCCGCCCCGGTCATCAAAGAAAAGGTAAGCAAGAACGCGAGAATCACCACGCTCGATCTCCGGCACCGGGAAAACGATCGCCTGACCAGCAAGATCAAGCTCATCACGGCAGCTGACCATCGCCTTCTCTCTTTTGCTTTTGTGGTACCAGTAGGAACAGGACGATGAGCATGATGGCGATGTCGGCGCTGAACCCGGACGCGCCCATGTTCATCCCGGCGGCGTTCCGGCGGGTGGAGGACTACTCGCCAGAGTGGTACGAGCTCGTCAAGACCACCGCATGGTTCCGCGACCACTGGTACCGCCAGCAGCAGCTCTACGGCGAGGACGACCAAGACGTCGAGGACGTCGCCGCGCTGCTCCCCGACGACTCCGTCGACCTGCTCGACGCGCAGGACCTCTTCTACTCCCCGCCCTCGCCACAGCAGCAGGCGCAGCTCGACTTCCACAACTACAACAAACAAGCAGGTACGCTGCTACACCTCTCTCTTCTCGCcgtatcctcctcctcctcactgtAGATATGGGAAGCTGACCGGCAAACCTCGGGGTCGCTCTGAATTGCAGGCTTCGGTGGCGACATGGACGCCGTGCTCAGAACCCTCAGCCTCAACTCGCCCAGGGGCGGCGTCCCCAGCGCGGCGGCGCCAGCCTGGTCGCCCAGGCAGGCCGAGAAGCCGGTGCAGCACTTTGGCGCCAG
This region of Lolium perenne isolate Kyuss_39 chromosome 2, Kyuss_2.0, whole genome shotgun sequence genomic DNA includes:
- the LOC127331746 gene encoding protein EARLY RESPONSIVE TO DEHYDRATION 15-like produces the protein MSMMAMSALNPDAPMFIPAAFRRVEDYSPEWYELVKTTAWFRDHWYRQQQLYGEDDQDVEDVAALLPDDSVDLLDAQDLFYSPPSPQQQAQLDFHNYNKQAGFGGDMDAVLRTLSLNSPRGGVPSAAAPAWSPRQAEKPVQHFGARAGGGGARRAIHQPR